In the genome of Actinomycetota bacterium, the window ATGTCGATGGGTCTACGGAGCCCCGCCGTCCCCGGATGACTGCACCCGGTCATCCATGCGAGCGCGGCCCTCCGTACTCTGTGGTGCAGATGGAGCACCTGAAAGACTTCAGCGACGCCGCTCTGGTCATGGCCGTCGGCCGCTGGCGGGAGGACGCGCTGGCCGAGGCCTACCGGCGCCACGCCGGGGCCTCGTTCGCCCTGGCCCGGAGGCTGCTGGGCGACAAGGAGAGGGCCGAGGAGATCGTGCAGGAGGTGTTCATCCGCCTGTGGCACCGGCCCGACCGCTTCGACCCCGAGCGGGGCTCGCTGCGTTCCTACCTGCTGGCCCAGACCCACGGGCGGTCGGTCGACCTGCTGAGGTCGGAGACCTCTCGCCGGCGGCGGGAGGAGCGCGACGCTCGCCAGACGGCCGAGAGCCCTCCCGACATCGAGCGGGAGGTCATCGACCTCACCGTGGCTGAGAGGATGAAGGGGATCGTGGCCGAGCTGCCGGTGGAGGAGAGGAAGGCCATCGAGCTCGCTTACTTCGGCGGCCACACCTACCGCCAGGTGGCGGTGATGCTGGACACGCCCGAGGGCACAGTGAAGAGCAGGATCCGCTCCGGGTTGCGCCGGATGCGCCAGAGCCTGGTAGACGCAGGGATGGGGACGACATGGGGCGAGAGTTGAGCCACTTCGAAGTGCGGGAGCTGCTCGGCGCCTATGCCCTCGACGCGGTGGACGGCGAGGAGAGCGAGGCCGTCGAGCGCCACCTCGAAGAGTGCGGGATCTGCCGCACCGAGGTGAGCGAGCACCGGGAGGTGGCCAGCCTGATGGCCGCCGGGTGGGTGCCGGCGCCCGAGGGCGTGTGGGACCGCATCGCCAGTTCGCTGGAGGAGACTCCGCCCGCCATGAGGCCCCCGGCCTCGCTGGGAGCGGCCCGCGAGCGCCGGCGCCAGAGGCTGACGGCCCCCACCCGCGTCGCGGTGGCCGCCGGGGCCGCCGTGTTGGTGGCCGTGTTCAGCCTGACGGTCGTCAAGGTGCTCCAGACCAGCGACCGGGTCGACAACTTCGCCCGGCCCAGTGGTCTCGAGCAGGTGGCCCAGGAGGCGGCCCGGCGCGACGACGCCCGGGTGGTCAACATGGTCTC includes:
- a CDS encoding sigma-70 family RNA polymerase sigma factor → MEHLKDFSDAALVMAVGRWREDALAEAYRRHAGASFALARRLLGDKERAEEIVQEVFIRLWHRPDRFDPERGSLRSYLLAQTHGRSVDLLRSETSRRRREERDARQTAESPPDIEREVIDLTVAERMKGIVAELPVEERKAIELAYFGGHTYRQVAVMLDTPEGTVKSRIRSGLRRMRQSLVDAGMGTTWGES
- a CDS encoding anti-sigma factor, yielding MGRELSHFEVRELLGAYALDAVDGEESEAVERHLEECGICRTEVSEHREVASLMAAGWVPAPEGVWDRIASSLEETPPAMRPPASLGAARERRRQRLTAPTRVAVAAGAAVLVAVFSLTVVKVLQTSDRVDNFARPSGLEQVAQEAARRDDARVVNMVSTAGPHSAEAVLLPDGTGYILRANLPRLPEDRTYQLWAVVGPSKISVGVLGSEPGAVAFRAAGDVSALAITEEVAGGVVASDKQPTVVGVVA